A region from the Armatimonadota bacterium genome encodes:
- a CDS encoding reverse transcriptase-like protein produces the protein MLRTRVGSRPLSIQVSAWRPDSGPGGIGVVAPAVGPGQSSRVYEQVHGSREELTYRAVLRSLELAEEIGARRVRILCPDESVTRQINREEPVPQGGRLPLLYIRVKAMMYTFERAEVAAVPEGRVRAAQRLAQAASRIPPRIKRPEPQTLLPMDLTPAA, from the coding sequence ATGCTAAGAACCAGGGTCGGCAGTAGGCCGTTGAGCATCCAGGTCTCAGCCTGGAGGCCGGATTCGGGTCCCGGCGGGATCGGCGTAGTCGCGCCGGCGGTCGGCCCCGGCCAGTCGAGCCGGGTCTACGAGCAGGTTCACGGCTCCCGTGAGGAGCTGACGTACCGGGCGGTCCTCAGGTCGCTGGAACTCGCCGAGGAGATCGGCGCGCGCCGCGTGCGCATACTCTGCCCGGATGAGAGCGTCACCCGTCAGATCAACCGGGAGGAGCCGGTGCCGCAGGGAGGCAGGCTTCCACTGCTGTACATCAGGGTCAAGGCGATGATGTACACCTTCGAGCGCGCCGAGGTCGCCGCCGTACCCGAAGGGCGGGTCCGCGCCGCCCAGAGACTCGCGCAGGCCGCGAGCAGGATACCTCCGAGGATCAAGCGCCCGGAGCCCCAGACCCTCCTTCCGATGGACCTCACCCCCGCCGCGTGA
- a CDS encoding LysM peptidoglycan-binding domain-containing protein has translation MMCARLRYTRTGVHGGRRRRRIHQIERTLLLAACSAVLLAVCAWTSRLSTPDTPLMNAEITVARGDTLWGIAQKYGDPERYILARVEGLAKANGLPRDACLREGQTLLVPLSGRSAELPRGATYAKNQGRQ, from the coding sequence ATGATGTGTGCGAGACTGAGGTACACGCGGACAGGAGTTCACGGAGGGCGCAGGAGGCGCAGGATCCATCAGATCGAGCGCACCCTGCTCCTCGCCGCATGCAGCGCCGTGCTTTTGGCCGTATGCGCGTGGACGAGCAGACTCTCGACCCCAGACACGCCGCTGATGAACGCGGAGATCACCGTCGCGCGCGGAGACACCCTGTGGGGCATCGCGCAGAAGTACGGCGACCCCGAGAGGTACATCCTGGCCCGGGTGGAAGGCCTGGCAAAGGCGAACGGACTGCCGAGGGACGCCTGCCTGCGCGAGGGCCAGACGCTCCTCGTACCGCTGAGCGGCAGGAGCGCGGAACTTCCCCGAGGAGCAACCTATGCTAAGAACCAGGGTCGGCAGTAG